One genomic region from Prunus persica cultivar Lovell chromosome G3, Prunus_persica_NCBIv2, whole genome shotgun sequence encodes:
- the LOC18784240 gene encoding uncharacterized protein LOC18784240, with protein sequence MGTEVQSKMYLPGYYSVQKLSSNVGHGSWSLLHENKNLKNEQQYELFLTRPIMDGFHGRDKEQMRQTILKHESVFRHQLSELHRLYKRQKDLMNEIKSKELLKHQKVAGTLPSTFSSSGFPNEDDRNSRHNSNLPFVDSSFGRPCTSSTGISQSPCNSIGKTLQTSGGSSESRVRMKDHESLDSRGKKPRRRLFNLELPADEYISDGEEPEGVFMGSGTENYPPNRKNEVTQARDDILSNHIGETSGYNTGLHIERSSGLTDLNEPIQIDKVSASTSVFKYGNDFSSKEEIERQVLSANAYKGVWPFAKKFPENPQMEKDGRVSNLHLKNERHQKEWSTYALKAEQTRSFSGGRFGLQDFNKPCESSETEARIVCEPTKFFSSDQNKMEKQRKRTIFGIEIFERDINSSAKPLQSDVTISESSPNWTKPPISLSQNLISAQGNTFLNTSQSDKASIMLQQSTEVIGEILLVDCNSIPSTPSLKAEVSHQNGVCFRAKSDTNELQASHPSISLAFPNGDGNRNFANQSDLRKGPNQSPVEDCSSLKRGHDTENWRVEIGDWMKTRKIALPMFDKVSYPCSSSKSGCLASVVDNGYTVRIESAKGNVVQDPVSHMCTVQLKADGPVLEKRLFNANADSRHQIDLNRCFTEEETEMTAASLIMRTETVIDLEAPVIIESDIDAEDSMQSKCKEPLDLPHEGLLRVAAEALVAISSSQGHDMQDSAAHHLQESATCHETDASENDSLLWFAELIYSHEGNIDNGKVAEVKGTACDEDDVMDFFEHMTLNLVETKVDKHFYVPPNQENPKKEVSLPKRPRRGQARRGRQRKDFQRDVLPGLASLSRNEVTEDLQLIEGLIRETGGSWQSSLTLRNAGRSGKGRGRKRVGTSAPSTSVAAVSQPQIEEPKCEELQGLEERSLTGWGKRTRRPPRQRYSSPVPKR encoded by the exons ATGGGAACTGAAGTACAGTCAAAGATGTATCTACCAGGATATTATTCCGTACAGAAACTAAGTAGCAATGTTGGCCATGGTAGCTGGTCCCTACTCCATGAGAACAAAAACTTGAAGAATGAGCAACAATATGAATTATTCTTGACAAGGCCGATTATGGATGGATTTCATGGGCGCGATAAGGAACAGATGAGGCAAACTATACTGAAGCATGAGTCAGTATTCAGGCATCAG CTCAGTGAACTCCATCGTCTTTACAAAAGGCAAAAGGACTTGATGAATGAGATCAAAAGCAAAGAACTACTCAAACATCAAAAAGTAGCAGGGACATTACCATCAACTTTCTCTTCCTCTGGCTTTCCAAATGAAGATGACAGAAACAGCAGGCATAATTCTAATTTACCCTTCGTTGATTCCAGCTTTGGTAGACCATGTACATCGAGTACTGGTATCAGCCAATCTCCTTGTAATTCTATTGGAAAAACCCTGCAAACCAGTGGTGGCTCCAGCGAAAGTAGAGTCAGGATGAAGGACCACGAATCTCTGGATTCCAGAGGGAAGAAGCCTCGGAGAAGATTGTTCAATCTTGAACTTCCAGCCGATGAATACATCAGTGATGGAGAAGAACCAGAAGGAGTTTTCATGGGGTCAGGTACAGAAAATTATCCTCCTAACAGAAAAAATGAGGTTACTCAGGCAAGAGATGATATTTTATCTAATCACATTGGTGAAACATCCGGCTATAACACTGGTTTGCATATAGAAAGAAGCAGTGGTTTGACTGATCTGAATGAACCTATTCAGATAGACAAAGTGTCCGCTTCAACTTCTGTCTTTAAGTATGGTAATGACTTCAGCTCCAAAGAGGAGATAGAAAGGCAGGTTTTATCTGCAAATGCCTACAAAGGTGTCTGGCCTTTTGCAAAGAAATTCCCTGAAAACCCACAAATGGAGAAGGATGGAAGAGTTAGTAATCTGCATTTAAAGAACGAAAGGCACCAAAAAGAGTGGTCAACATATGCTCTCAAGGCTG AACAAACAAGAAGTTTTTCTGGTGGAAGGTTTGGTCTTCAAGACTTTAATAAGCCATGTGAATCATCAGAAACTGAAGCTAGGATAGTCTGCGAGCCTACTAAGTTTTTCTCGTCTGATCAGAATAAAATGGAGAAGCAAAGAAAGAGGACAATTTTTGGTATAGAAATTTTTGAAAGAGATATCAATTCATCTGCTAAGCCTTTGCAGTCTGATGTGACCATTTCCGAGTCATCTCCTAATTGGACAAAACCTCCAATTAGCTTGAGCCAGAACTTAATATCAGCTCAAGGAAACACTTTCTTGAATACCTCACAATCTGATAAGGCTTCGATCATGTTGCAGCAAAGCACTGAAGTTATCGGGGAAATATTGCTTGTAGATTGTAATTCAATACCATCAACTCCCAGTCTAAAAGCTGAAGTGTCGCACCAAAATGGTGTCTGCTTTCGTGCAAAATCGGATACCAATGAACTACAAGCTTCTCACCCCTCAATCAGCCTTGCTTTCCCAAATGGAGACGGCAACCGCAATTTTGCGAACCAAAGTGATTTAAGAAAGGGCCCCAATCAAAGTCCTGTTGAGGATTGCTCATCGTTAAAGCGTGGCCATGATACTGAGAATTGGAGAGTTGAAATAGGCGATTGGATGAAGACTAGGAAGATTGCTCTTCCCATGTTTGACAAGGTTTCTTATCCTTGTTCATCCTCAAAATCTGGTTGTCTTGCTTCTGTAGTTGATAATGGCTACACCGTTAGAATTGAATCAGCTAAAGGTAATGTGGTTCAGGATCCTGTGTCACACATGTGTACAGTGCAACTGAAAGCAGATGGTCCGGTTCTAGAAAAGAGATTGTTTAATGCCAATGCTGATTCGAGACACCAAATAGATTTAAATAGATGTTTTACTgaagaagaaactgaaatGACTGCCGCCTCTCTAATTATGAGAACTGAAACTGTGATTGATTTGGAGGCACCAGTGATAATTGAATCAGATATAGATGCGGAAGATTCTATGCAAAGCAAATGTAAGGAACCTCTTGACTTACCTCATGAGGGCCTTCTCAGAGTTGCAGCTGAGGCTCTAGTTGCCATCTCATCATCCCAAGGTCATGATATGCAGGACAGTGCTGCACATCATCTTCAAGAAAGTGCCACTTGTCACGAAACAGATGCTTCAGAAAATGATTCCCTTCTTTGGTTTGcagaattaatttattcacATGAAGGAAATATTGACAATGGTAAAGTGGCAGAAGTTAAGGGGACTGCctgtgatgaagatgatgtgaTGGATTTCTTTGAGCACATGACATTAAATTTGGTGGAAACCAAGGTAGACAAGCACTTCTATGTGCCTCCCAATCAAGAGaatccaaaaaaagaagtgtcGCTTCCCAAACGGCCACGAAGAGGTCAGGCAAGGAGGGGCAGACAACGAAAGGACTTCCAGAGAGATGTACTTCCCGGCCTTGCTTCTTTGTCAAGAAATGAGGTGACTGAGGATCTTCAGTTAATCGAAGGGTTGATTAGGGAAACTGGTGGCAGTTGGCAGTCAAGTTTGACACTGAGAAATGCCGGTAGGAGTGGTAAGGGAAGGGGGAGGAAGCGTGTGGGAACCTCTGCTCCGTCTACCTCTGTAGCCGCAGTTAGCCAGCCCCAGATTGAGGAACCGAAATGCGAGGAGCTGCAGGGACTTGAGGAAAGAAGTCTAACTGGTTGGGGTAAGAGGACAAGGCGGCCACCAAGACAAAGATATAGTTCTCCTGTTCCTAAAAGATAA
- the LOC18783345 gene encoding uncharacterized protein LOC18783345 yields the protein MEACFLASNFFTSNSIKTPFHCKRVGIPSSITCCRMDSSPPSNDDSKPSIDTDWRSFRAKLVAAEKSSKSKKPTSSLVDLDTVVDLPQPITVGDKWAHTIHEPEKGCLLLATEKLDGVHIFERTVILVLSTGPLGPSGIILNRPSLMSIKETRSTALDVAGTFSDRPLFFGGPLEEGLFLVRPKGGDDVVGRSGVFDEVMKGLYYGTKESVGCAAEMVKRNMVGLGEFRFFDGYCGWEKEQLKDEIRAGYWTVAACSPSVIDLRSVGSVGLWEKVLGLMGRRKVR from the exons ATGGAAGCTTGTTTCCTTGCCTCAAATTTCTTCACCTCAAATTCCATCAAAACTCCATTTCACTGCAAAAGAGTTGGCATTCCATCATCAATAACAT GTTGCCGCATGGACTCATCTCCACCGTCCAATGATGATAGCAAACCTTCCATTGATACCGATTGGCGATCATTCAGAGCAAAACTGGTAGCTgcagaaaaatcatcaaagtcCAAAAAGCCCACTTCCTCACTTGTGGACCTTGACACTGTGGTTGATCTTCCGCAGCCCATCACTGTTGGTGACAAATGGGCTCACACAATCCATGAGCCTGAAAAGGGCTGCCTACTTCTTGCCACCGAAAAGCTTGACGGGGTCCATATTTTCGAGCGAACAGTCATTTTGGTCTTATCCACTGGGCCTTTGGGCCCATCCGGCATCATACTCAACCGGCCCTCCCTTATGTCGATCAAGGAGACACGATCCACAGCTCTTGATGTTGCGGGCACGTTCTCGGATAGGCCGTTATTCTTTGGCGGGCCTTTGGAGGAGGGGCTGTTCTTGGTGAGGCCCAAAGGGGGAGATGATGTGGTTGGGAGGAGTGGCGTTTTTGATGAGGTGATGAAGGGATTGTATTATGGGACAAAGGAAAGTGTGGGTTGTGCAGCTGAAATGGTGAAAAGGAATATGGTTGGGCTTGGGGAGTTTAGGTTCTTTGATGGGTATTGTGGATGGGAGAAAGAGCAATTGAAGGATGAAATAAGAGCTGGTTATTGGACTGTAGCAGCTTGCAGCCCAAGTGTAATTGATTTGAGGAGTGTGGGAAGTGTTGGGCTTTGGGAGAAGGTCCTTGGTCTTATGGGCCGTAGGAAGGTTCGGTGA
- the LOC18782518 gene encoding pentatricopeptide repeat-containing protein At3g29230, with the protein MQMCVPVRSPSWVSRRRLLEQKLSDLHRCTNLSHIKQVHAQILKANLHQDLHTAPKLIAAFSLCRQMALAVNVFNQVQDPNVHLYNTLIRAHIQNSQTTQAFATFFDMQLNGVYPDNFTYPFLLKACSGRPWFPVVQMIHTSIEKFGFCLDIFVPNSLIDTYSKCGLLGVSEAKKMFMLMGERDIVSWNSMIGGLAKTGELGEARRLFDEMPDKDAVSWNTILDGYAKAGQMNEAFELFERMPQRNVVSWSTLVSGYSKAGDMGMARMMFDKMPFRNLVPWTIIISGYAEKGLAKEAIMLYDQMEEAGLKPDNGAIISILAACAESGLIGLGRKVHASIERTRFKCSTPVSNALLDMYAKCGMLDEASRVFHGIAKKDLVSWNAMLQGLAMHGHGDKALQLFSRMVKAGFLPDKVTFIGVLCACTHAGFVEEGLQAFHTMEREYGIVPEIEHYGCMIDLLGRGGCLREAFRLVHSMPMEPNVVIWGTLLGACRMHNDPELAQEVLDHLVKLDPSDAGNFSMLSNIYAAAGDWANVANVRLQMRNTGVQKPSGASSIEVGDEVHEFTVFDKLHPKSGEIYQMIERLRQDFKQSDMSSRSISNGISG; encoded by the coding sequence ATGCAGATGTGTGTACCAGTTCGATCCCCGTCATGGGTTTCTAGACGAAGACTCTTAGAACAAAAACTCTCAGACCTCCACAGATGCACAAACCTAAGCCACATCAAGCAAGTCCACGCCCAAATTCTCAAAGCCAATCTCCACCAGGACCTCCACACAGCGCCCAAGCTCATTGCCgccttctctctctgtcgCCAAATGGCGCTTGCCGTCAACGTTTTCAATCAAGTTCAAGACCCCAATGTCCATTTGTACAATACTCTCATCAGAGCTCACATTCAGAACTCTCAGACCACACAGGCCTTCGCAACTTTCTTTGATATGCAGCTCAATGGTGTTTATCCGGACAACTTTACTTACCCATTTCTCTTGAAAGCGTGTTCGGGCAGACCTTGGTTTCCTGTGGTTCAAATGATTCATACCAGCATCGagaaatttgggttttgtttggatATCTTTGTGCCCAACTCGCTCATTGATACTTATTCCAAGTGTGGGTTGCTTGGTGTTAGTGAGGCAAAGAAGATGTTTATGTTGATGGGTGAGAGAGACATTGTGTCTTGGAATTCTATGATTGGTGGGCTGGCAAAAACGGGGGAGTTGGGTGAAGCTCGCCGCTTGTTCGATGAAATGCCTGACAAAGATGCGGTTAGCTGGAATACGATATTGGATGGGTATGCGAAGGCGGGGCAAATGAATGAAGCCTTTGAGCTGTTTGAAAGAATGCCCCAGAGGAATGTTGTGTCTTGGTCGACTCTGGTTTCGGGATATAGCAAAGCCGGGGATATGGGTATGGCTAGAATGATGTTTGATAAGATGCCCTTCAGGAACTTGGTTCCTTGGACTATCATTATTTCTGGGTATGCTGAAAAGGGGTTGGCAAAGGAGGCGATTATGCTATATGATCAAATGGAGGAAGCTGGATTGAAGCCTGATAATGGGGCAATTATTAGTATCTTGGCTGCTTGTGCAGAGTCTGGTTTGATTGGATTGGGTAGGAAAGTTCATGCCTCTATTGAGAGGACTAGATTCAAGTGTAGTACTCCTGTGTCCAATGCATTGCTTGATATGTATGCAAAGTGTGGTATGTTGGATGAAGCATCTAGAGTCTTTCATGGGATAGCAAAGAAAGATTTGGTATCTTGGAATGCCATGCTCCAAGGGTTAGCCATGCATGGACATGGTGATAAAGCGCTTCAGCTTTTCTCTAGAATGGTAAAAGCTGGGTTTTTGCCAGATAAAGTTACCTTCATTGGTGTCTTATGTGCTTGTACACATGCTGGCTTTGTGGAGGAGGGCCTTCAAGCCTTCCATACTATGGAGAGAGAGTATGGGATTGTACCGGAAATTGAGCATTATGGTTGTATGATTGATCTTTTGGGTCGTGGGGGGTGTCTCAGGGAAGCTTTTAGGCTTGTGCATAGCATGCCAATGGAACCGAATGTTGTTATATGGGGCACCCTTTTGGGGGCATGCCGGATGCATAATGATCCAGAATTGGCACAGGAGGTGCTTGATCACTTGGTTAAGTTAGACCCATCAGATGCAGGAAATTTCTCCATGTTGTCAAATATCTATGCTGCAGCTGGTGATTGGGCAAATGTTGCTAATGTGAGGCTGCAAATGAGAAACACAGGAGTCCAGAAACCTTCAGGGGCCAGTAGCATCGAGGTCGGTGATGAGGTCCATGAATTTACAGTATTTGATAAATTACACCCTAAATCCGGTGAAATATATCAGATGATCGAGAGACTACGTCAGGACTTCAAGCAATCGGATATGTCATCAAGGAGTATTAGCAATGGGATAAGTGGATGA
- the LOC18783912 gene encoding chorismate mutase 1, chloroplastic, with protein sequence MEAKLLMASSPATLSVPHASNSRINRILPLKAMKSNSLTCLNSGLPKKGTLSVQASATSIGSLATKKRVDETDNLTLEGIRHSLIRQEDSIIFGLLERAQYCHNMPTYDSNAFPMVGFHGSLVEYILQETEKLHGQVGRYSSPDEHPFFPDVLPEPVLPPLHYPQVLHPIANSININHKVWEMYFRDILPRLVKEGDDGNFGSTAVCDTMCLQALSKRIHYGKFVAECKFRSNPKSYEAAIIEQNREKVMALLTYPTVEEAIIKRVEMKAKTYGQEVTLYKEEKEKTDLVYKIQPALVADLYGDWIMPMTKEVQVEYLLRRLD encoded by the exons aTGGAGGCTAAGCTGTTAATGGCCTCCTCTCCTGCCACTCTTTCAGTTCCCCATGCTTCTAATTCAAGAATCAATCGCATATTGCCATTGAAAGCAATGAAATCTAACAGCTTAACCTGCCTCAATTCAGGCTTACCAAAGAAAGGAACTTTATCTGTTCAGGCTTCTGCAACTTCCATTGG ATCATTGGCTACAAAGAAGAGGGTGGATGAAACTGATAATTTAACCCTAGAAGGTATAAGACATTCCTTAATCCGGCAGGAGGATAGCATAATTTTTGGCCTTTTAGAGAGAGCTCAATATTGTCATAATATGCCTACTTATGACTCCAATGCTTTCCCTATGGTCGGGTTCCACGGCTCCCTGGTAGAATACATTCttcaagaaacagaaaaacttCATGGTCAG GTTGGTAGATACAGCAGTCCTGATGAGCACCCATTCTTTCCGGATGTCCTACCTGAACCAGTGTTGCCACCTCTGCACTACCCTCAG GTACTACATCCCATTGCCAattcaattaatataaatCACAAAGTTTGGGAAATGTACTTCAGAGATATTCTTCCAAGACTGGTGAAGGAAGGAGATGATGGTAATTTTGGATCAACTGCTGTTTGTGATACAATGTGCTTGCAG GCTCTGTCAAAGAGAATCCACTATGGTAAATTTGTAGCGGAGTGTAAGTTTCGATCCAATCCAAAGTCCTATGAAGCTGCCATTATCGAACAG AACAGGGAGAAGGTGATGGCTTTGTTGACATATCCAACGGTCGAGGAGGCAATCATAAAGAGAGTAGAAATGAAGGCCAAAACTTATGGGCAAGAGGTGACCTTGtacaaagaggaaaaagagaaaaccgaCCTTGTTTATAAGATACAACCAGCCTTGGTTGCAGATTTATATGGGGATTGGATCATGCCAATGACAAAGGAAGTTCAAGTTGAATACTTGTTAAGAAGGCTGGACTGA
- the LOC18783890 gene encoding lamin-like protein: MSAKTKLPKKRNIKAQKAESLVRQSVPEQPLDSARKRAMEGLRRGVGSGLAMVLVVLLCFVLVMVPEVSATRFIVGGGNKGWTSNVNYTIWAQDKHFYNGDWLFFVYDRNQMNVLEVNQTDYVSCNADHPLHNWTTGAGRDVVPLNVTRHYYFISGNGFCYGGVKIAVKVENPPPPPSAAPLKSKSSALTPAYRSQFVLPAVFAIGAMWDALVRFC, from the exons ATGAGCGCAAAAACAAAACTGcccaagaaaagaaacataaaggCCCAAAAAGCAGAGAGCCTTGTTAGACAGAGTGTTCCAGAGCAACCGTTAGACTCTGCGAGAAAGAGAGCAATGGAGGGACTGAGAAGAGGGGTTGGGTCTGGCTTGGCTATGGTGCTTGTGGTGCTCTTGTGCTTTGTGCTGGTGATGGTTCCGGAAGTATCAGCTACTCGATTTATAGTGGGAGGAGGGAACAAGGGGTGGACCAGCAATGTAAACTACACTATCTGGGCTCAAGACAAACACTTCTACAATGGAGATTGGCTCT tttttgtttatgataGGAACCAAATGAATGTTCTAGAGGTGAACCAGACAGACTATGTGTCATGCAATGCTGATCATCCCCTTCACAACTGGACTACTGGAGCTGGAAGAGATGTGGTTCCACTGAATGTGACCAGGCACTACTATTTCATAAGTGGCAACGGGTTCTGCTATGGTGGCGTGAAGATTGCTGTTAAAGTCGAAAACCCGCCTCCACCTCCCTCAGCTGCCCCATTGAAGAGCAAGAGCAGTGCTCTAACACCTGCTTACAGATCCCAATTTGTTTTACCTGCCGTTTTTGCCATTGGTGCAATGTGGGATGCATTGGTTCGGTTCTGTTAA
- the LOC18781780 gene encoding probable endo-1,3(4)-beta-glucanase ARB_01444 — MARMLNSLALILSIVCFTLLIPQATPAPFLFPATQSTVLPEPSNFFTANLLTSPLPTNSFFQNFALKNGDQPEYFHPYTIRSASSSLSLSYPSLSYTSAFISQPFTPDLTISASQTSTFQDPNNNHHHVISDFNDLSVTIDFPSSHLRFFLVRGSPFVTCFVSTPTAVSISTNYTILSSSSSLSSDSNTKVTIKLENNQTWLIYTSSPIGLTDSTPSTLTFGEFSGIVRVAVLPDSDPKSEAILDQFSTCYPTSGAAVLGRPYTLVYKWENDGPGDLLMLAHPLHLRLLSHATVLKDFKYKSIDGDLVGIVGDSWVLQPKPVPITWHSVGGIKENFYSEIISALRRDVEALNSAEVTTTSSYFYGKLIARAARLALIAEEVACLDVITSIKKFLIETIEPWLEGTFSGNGFLYDAKWGGLTTKQGSTDSGADFGFGIYNDHHFHLGYFVYGVSVLAKIEPAWGAKYKPQAYSLVEDFINTGKLSNLLYPRLRSFDLYKLHSWAGGLTEFADGRNQESTSEAVNAYYSAAMMGKAYGDTQLEATGSMLAALEIQAAQMWWHVREGGNKIYEKDFTKENRMVGVVWSTKRDSGLWFAPSEAREIRLGIQMLPISPITEVLFSDVGFAREVVNWTLPALHREGEGVGEGWKGFVYCVQGIYDKEGALEKIRSLKGFDDGNSLTNLLWWIHSRKLSKV, encoded by the coding sequence ATGGCAAGGATGCTCAATTCTCTTGCTCTCATCCTCTCCATAGTCTGTTTTACTCTCTTGATCCCACAGGCCACCCCCGCCCCTTTCCTCTTCCCAGCAACTCAATCCACAGTCCTCCCCGAGCCTTCAAACTTCTTCACCGCGAACCTCCTCACATCCCCTCTCCCCACCAACTCTTTCTTCCAAAACTTTGCTCTCAAGAATGGGGACCAGCCCGAGTACTTCCACCCCTACACCATCAGATCAGCATCctcctctctatctctctcttacCCATCTCTCTCCTACACCTCTGCATTCATTTCTCAACCCTTCACACCTGACCTCACCATCTCTGCCTCACAAACCAGCACCTTCCAAGATCCGAATAACAACCACCACCATGTAATATCCGACTTCAATGATCTCAGTGTCACTATAGACTTTCCCTCCTCTCACCTCCGCTTCTTTCTCGTCCGCGGAAGCCCCTTTGTCACATGCTTTGTTTCTACCCCTACTGCGGTTTCCATATCAACCAATTATACAATTCtctcctcctcatcatcattatCAAGTGACTCAAACACCAAGGTCACCATCAAGCTCGAAAACAATCAGACATGGCTAATATACACCTCCTCCCCAATTGGCTTGACTGACAGCACCCCATCAACCTTAacgtttggtgagttttctgGGATTGTTCGAGTTGCGGTATTGCCGGATTCTGATCCAAAATCCGAAGCAATTCTTGACCAGTTCAGTACTTGTTATCCGACTTCTGGTGCAGCTGTGCTTGGAAGGCCGTATACTTTGGTATATAAATGGGAAAATGATGGACCTGGAGATTTGCTTATGCTAGCTCATCCTCTCCATCTGCGGCTCCTATCTCATGCTACTGTTTTGAAGGATTTTAAGTACAAAAGCATTGATGGTGATCTGGTTGGTATTGTTGGTGATTCATGGGTGTTACAACCAAAGCCTGTTCCAATCACTTGGCATTCAGTTGGAGgaatcaaagaaaatttctaCTCCGAAATTATATCTGCGCTTCGTCGGGACGTTGAGGCTCTAAACTCAGCTGAAGTAACAACTACatcttcatatttttatgggaAATTGATTGCTAGAGCAGCAAGATTGGCTTTGATTGCTGAGGAGGTGGCTTGTCTAGATGTGATTACATCAATTAAGAAATTCTTGATTGAGACAATTGAGCCATGGTTGGAGGGTACTTTTAGTGGCAATGGTTTTTTGTATGATGCAAAATGGGGTGGGCTTACTACTAAACAAGGATCAACTGATTCTGGTGCAGATTTTGGATTTGGAATTTATAATGATCACCATTTCCATCTGGGGTACTTTGTTTATGGTGTTTCAGTGCTTGCAAAGATTGAGCCTGCATGGGGGGCCAAGTACAAGCCCCAAGCATATTCCCTTGTGGAGGATTTTATTAACACTGGCAAGCTATCAAATTTGCTTTATCCACGTCTGAGATCCTTTGATCTATACAAACTGCACTCATGGGCAGGAGGCTTAACCGAATTTGCCGACGGGAGGAACCAAGAGAGCACAAGTGAGGCAGTAAATGCCTACTACTCAGCTGCTATGATGGGGAAGGCCTATGGAGACACTCAACTTGAGGCCACAGGATCAATGCTTGCCGCGTTGGAAATTCAGGCAGCTCAAATGTGGTGGCATGTAAGAGAGGGAGGCAACAAAATTTATGAGAAAGATTTCACAAAGGAAAATAGGATGGTGGGAGTTGTGTGGTCAACCAAGAGAGACAGTGGACTTTGGTTTGCTCCTTCAGAGGCAAGAGAGATCAGGCTTGGAATTCAAATGCTACCCATTTCGCCCATCACTgaggttttgttttctgatgTTGGCTTTGCTAGGGAAGTTGTGAATTGGACATTGCCAGCTCTCCATAGGGAAGGAGAGGGAGTTGGTGAAGGGTGGAAAGGGTTTGTGTATTGTGTTCAAGGGATCTATGATAAAGAAGGTGCTTTGGAGAAGATTAGGAGCTTGAAGGGTTTTGATGATGGAAATTCTCTCACTAATCTCTTATGGTGGATTCACAGTAGGAAGTTAAGTAAAGTTTGA
- the LOC18783064 gene encoding lamin-like protein: MKMVMRSNYSCRLAGFRWTAVVITAITVGWLMTSANGVLHKVGGAQGWNQNVNYTEWSANENFYVGEWLLFNFDKRYYNVLEVNKSSFESCNDQGFMKNITRGGRDVYQLTEDRPYYFLSGGGYCFHGMRLALVALQDQQQLPPAPALAPSTNAASPNSLPSAKMFIFLSATVISLGLHLMWDVDLCKSYV; encoded by the exons ATGAAAATGGTGATGAGGAGCAATTACAGTTGCAGATTAGCAGGGTTTAGATGGACTGCGGTGGTGATCACGGCGATTACGGTGGGGTGGCTCATGACGTCTGCAAACGGCGTGCTGCATAAGGTGGGAGGCGCACAAGGATGGAACCAGAACGTGAATTACACCGAGTGGTCTGCCAATGAGAATTTTTACGTCGGCGAATGGCTCT TATTCAATTTTGACAAGCGGTATTACAATGTGCTGGAGGTGAACAAGAGCAGCTTTGAAAGCTGCAATGACCAAGGCTTCATGAAGAACATAACCCGGGGCGGCCGAGATGTGTATCAACTAACGGAGGACAGGCCCTATTACTTCCTCTCCGGTGGAGGCTACTGCTTCCACGGCATGAGACTGGCTCTGGTTGCCCTCCAAGATCAGCAGCAGCTCCCGCCTGCTCCAGCACTTGCCCCATCTACAAATGCTGCTTCTCCTAATTCCTTACCCTCAGCAAAAATGTTCATATTTCTATCCGCCACTGTGATTTCCCTAGGCCTACATTTAATGTGGGACGTTGATCTCTGTAAATCATATGTATAA
- the LOC18782981 gene encoding cell division topological specificity factor homolog, chloroplastic, which translates to MAISGELGISAILGSCPFKHHSLGSSLKPSKVTLKGFNGGGSSRVMIQTSLNLEGYKSKCQCRQTFGIAENSEPFPGPLSQETEGFLLRSINMSFFERLNLAWKIVFPSPSTRRNSNAKIAKQRLQMILFSDRCAVTDDAKEKIVSNIVGALSDFVEIESQDNVQLSVSTDEDLGTVYSVTIPVRRVKPEYHQDEDDVGVITNDEYKDIGEHIGSY; encoded by the exons ATGGCGATTTCTGGTGAATTGGGGATCTCTGCAATATTGGGTTCTTGCCCTTTTAAGCACCACTCTCTGGGAAGCTCTCTCAAGCCCTCCAAG GTAACATTGAAGGGTTTTAATGGAGGAGGTAGTTCACGGGTGATGATTCAAACGTCCTTAAATCTGGAAGGCTACAAGTCTAAGTGCCAGTGTAGACAAACGTTTGGGATTGCAGAAAACAGTGAACCTTTTCCCGGACCTCTAAGCCAAGAAACAGAGGGCTTTCTCCTCCGTTCTATAAACATGAGCTTTTTTGAGCGTTTAAACTTGGCATGGAAGATAGTGTTCCCTTCACCATCGACAAGAAGGAATTCTAATGCAAAGATAGCCAAGCAGCGGTTGCAGATGATCCTCTTCTCAGATCGATGCGCAGTAACTGATGACGCGAAGGAGAAGATTGTGAGCAACATTGTTGGTGCTCTATCCGATTTCGTGGAAATAGAGTCACAGGATAATGTCCAGCTTAGTGTCTCAACAGATGAAGACCTAGGCACAGTGTATTCTGTTACAATCCCTGTTCGGCGTGTGAAGCCTGAATATCATCAAGATGAGGATGATGTTGGGGTCATAACCAATGATGAGTACAAGGATATTGGGGAACACATTGGATCTTATTGA